One window from the genome of Variovorax sp. PAMC26660 encodes:
- a CDS encoding type II toxin-antitoxin system VapC family toxin, whose amino-acid sequence MDASVTAAWLLPDQASEHTRKLYAAIRRDEVEPQAPNAWQWECANILANGVRSGRIPSSAVEGLWSVLDAIRHRVELHELAPAQHKAVLAVAIDAGVSLYDAGYLWLAKSLNLPLATFDEHLIKAAPQAGVKLFDISTL is encoded by the coding sequence ATGGACGCTTCCGTCACCGCCGCCTGGCTGCTGCCCGACCAGGCCAGCGAACACACCCGCAAGCTCTACGCCGCCATTCGCCGCGACGAGGTCGAGCCGCAGGCGCCCAACGCCTGGCAATGGGAGTGCGCCAACATCCTTGCCAACGGCGTGCGCAGCGGTCGCATTCCATCGTCCGCGGTCGAAGGGCTGTGGAGCGTGCTCGATGCCATCCGCCACCGCGTCGAGCTGCACGAACTTGCACCGGCACAGCACAAGGCCGTGCTGGCCGTGGCCATCGACGCCGGCGTGTCGCTCTATGACGCGGGCTATCTCTGGCTCGCCAAGTCGCTCAATCTCCCGCTCGCCACCTTCGACGAGCATCTCATCAAGGCCGCGCCCCAAGCGGGCGTCAAGCTGTTCGACATTTCAACGCTCTGA
- a CDS encoding type II toxin-antitoxin system Phd/YefM family antitoxin, translated as MQSIGIAEAKNNFSALIDSVEKGEEVRITRHGKEVVRMLPVRRKPIITDEQIERELGQIDALHATIQPGLSVRALLDEGRQS; from the coding sequence ATGCAATCCATCGGCATCGCTGAAGCCAAGAACAACTTCTCTGCCCTGATCGACTCGGTCGAAAAGGGCGAGGAGGTTCGCATCACCCGCCACGGCAAGGAAGTCGTGCGCATGCTGCCGGTGCGCCGCAAGCCGATCATCACCGACGAGCAGATCGAGCGCGAACTCGGCCAGATCGACGCGCTGCACGCCACCATCCAGCCGGGCCTTTCGGTGCGCGCATTGCTCGACGAAGGGCGCCAATCGTGA
- the guaB gene encoding IMP dehydrogenase, producing MRLLGKALTFDDVLLVPAFSQVLPKDTSLATKFSRNITLNLPLVSAAMDTVTEARLAIAIAQEGGIGIVHKNLTAQQQAAEVARVKRYESGVLRDPVVITPTHSVRQVMALSDQLGISGFPVIDGGKVVGIVTGRDLRFETRYDVPVSEIMTQRDKLITVPDGTTLADAKALLNKYKLERLLVINSDWELKGLITVKDITKQTSFPNAARDPSGRLRVGAAVGVGDGTEERVEALVKAGVDAIVVDTAHGHSAGVIERVRWVKRNYPQVDVIGGNIATGDAARALADVGADAVKVGIGPGSICTTRIVAGVGVPQIMAVDSVAIALQGTGVPLISDGGVRYSGDIAKAIAAGASTVMMGSMFAGTEEAPGEIVLYQGRSYKSYRGMGSIGAMQQGSADRYFQESTTGNPNTDKLVPEGIEGRVPYKGSIVSIVYQMAGGVRASMGYCGCATIEDMQNKAEFVEITTAGIRESHVHDVQITKEAPNYRAE from the coding sequence ATGCGCCTTCTCGGCAAAGCGCTCACCTTCGACGACGTGTTGTTGGTGCCAGCGTTCTCCCAGGTCCTGCCCAAGGACACCTCTCTCGCCACCAAGTTTTCCCGCAACATCACGCTGAACCTGCCGCTCGTCTCTGCGGCCATGGACACCGTGACGGAAGCCCGCCTCGCAATTGCCATTGCGCAAGAGGGCGGCATCGGGATCGTTCACAAGAACCTCACCGCGCAACAGCAGGCCGCCGAAGTGGCCCGCGTGAAGCGCTATGAATCGGGCGTACTGCGCGACCCGGTGGTGATCACGCCGACGCACTCGGTGCGCCAGGTGATGGCGCTGTCCGACCAGCTCGGCATCTCGGGTTTCCCGGTGATCGACGGCGGCAAGGTCGTCGGCATCGTGACGGGGCGCGACCTGCGCTTTGAAACGCGCTACGACGTGCCGGTCAGCGAAATCATGACGCAGCGCGACAAGCTCATCACCGTGCCCGACGGCACCACGCTCGCCGATGCCAAGGCGCTGCTGAACAAGTACAAGCTCGAACGCCTGCTGGTCATCAACAGCGACTGGGAGCTCAAGGGCCTGATCACCGTCAAGGACATCACCAAGCAGACCAGCTTCCCCAACGCAGCACGCGACCCCAGCGGCCGCCTGCGCGTGGGCGCGGCGGTCGGCGTGGGTGACGGCACCGAGGAACGCGTCGAAGCACTGGTAAAGGCCGGCGTCGATGCCATCGTGGTCGACACCGCGCACGGTCACAGTGCTGGCGTGATCGAGCGCGTGCGCTGGGTCAAGCGCAACTATCCGCAGGTCGACGTCATCGGCGGCAACATCGCCACCGGCGATGCAGCGCGTGCGCTGGCCGACGTGGGCGCCGATGCGGTCAAGGTCGGCATCGGCCCTGGCTCGATCTGTACCACCCGTATCGTGGCCGGCGTGGGCGTGCCGCAGATCATGGCGGTCGACAGCGTCGCCATCGCGCTGCAAGGCACGGGCGTTCCGTTGATCTCCGACGGCGGCGTGCGCTACTCGGGCGACATCGCCAAGGCGATTGCCGCCGGTGCCAGCACTGTGATGATGGGCAGCATGTTCGCCGGTACCGAAGAGGCTCCGGGCGAAATCGTGCTGTACCAGGGCCGCAGCTACAAGAGCTACCGCGGCATGGGCTCCATCGGCGCAATGCAGCAGGGCAGTGCCGACCGGTACTTCCAGGAATCGACCACCGGCAACCCGAACACCGACAAGCTGGTGCCCGAAGGCATCGAAGGCCGCGTGCCCTACAAGGGCTCGATCGTCTCCATCGTCTACCAGATGGCCGGCGGCGTGCGCGCCAGCATGGGCTACTGCGGCTGCGCGACCATCGAGGACATGCAGAACAAGGCCGAGTTCGTCGAGATCACCACGGCCGGCATTCGCGAAAGCCACGTGCACGACGTGCAGATCACCAAGGAAGCGCCGAACTACCGCGCGGAGTAA
- a CDS encoding DUF4124 domain-containing protein, producing the protein MKFAHWLLLGCVAAMPLCASAQWQWIDKNGKKVFSDQAPPPDVPDKNILRRSGSPPPARATVDASNTDAPPAADASSSAASKAPKPTGVDKELEEKTKKAEAEQKAKEAAEAAKVAKARADNCALARQGKATVDSGIRIAKVNAQGEREIMDDTARAAEQKRLQTVIDSDCK; encoded by the coding sequence ATGAAATTCGCACACTGGCTGCTACTGGGATGTGTTGCTGCGATGCCGCTCTGTGCGAGCGCGCAATGGCAATGGATCGACAAGAACGGGAAAAAGGTCTTCAGCGATCAGGCGCCGCCGCCCGACGTTCCCGACAAGAACATCCTGCGCCGCTCAGGTTCGCCGCCGCCGGCACGCGCGACCGTCGATGCATCCAATACCGACGCACCACCGGCAGCCGATGCCTCCAGCAGTGCTGCATCCAAGGCACCCAAGCCCACGGGCGTCGACAAGGAACTCGAAGAGAAGACAAAGAAGGCCGAGGCCGAGCAAAAGGCCAAGGAAGCAGCGGAAGCCGCCAAGGTCGCCAAGGCTAGGGCAGATAACTGCGCGCTCGCGCGCCAGGGCAAGGCCACGGTCGACAGCGGCATCCGCATCGCGAAGGTCAATGCGCAAGGTGAACGCGAAATCATGGACGACACGGCCCGTGCTGCTGAGCAGAAACGCCTGCAGACCGTGATCGACAGCGACTGCAAGTAA
- a CDS encoding RnfH family protein, with protein MIEVTLSCSPAAREVFEQVLQLAPGTTLVDAVQASGLVPRFPDLDWRHAMTPGIWGRAVEWDQALKDGDRIELCRPLKVDPKVARRERFQRQGARGTGLFATRRKGGKAGY; from the coding sequence ATGATCGAAGTCACGCTGAGCTGCTCGCCCGCAGCACGCGAGGTGTTCGAGCAGGTCTTGCAGCTCGCGCCTGGAACAACGCTGGTGGATGCCGTGCAGGCCAGTGGCCTTGTGCCGCGCTTTCCCGATCTGGACTGGCGGCATGCCATGACGCCGGGCATCTGGGGCAGGGCGGTCGAGTGGGATCAGGCCTTGAAGGACGGCGACCGCATCGAGCTGTGCCGCCCCCTCAAGGTGGACCCGAAAGTGGCGCGCCGCGAGCGCTTTCAGCGGCAAGGCGCGCGGGGCACGGGTCTGTTTGCGACTCGCCGCAAGGGCGGCAAGGCCGGCTACTGA
- a CDS encoding type II toxin-antitoxin system RatA family toxin encodes MKTVNKSVLIWYSAEEMYALVTDVAKYPQFLPWCDKSRIIEEDEAGMTAEVGLSFGGFHQSFTTRNTHVPGREVQLKLVDGPFSNLDGTWKFVPVGEQGERACRVELHMSYGFSNFALQALVGPVFDTIASSLVEAFVKRAEQVYGAT; translated from the coding sequence ATGAAAACAGTCAACAAGTCCGTCCTCATCTGGTACAGCGCCGAAGAGATGTATGCGCTCGTCACCGATGTGGCGAAGTATCCGCAGTTTCTTCCATGGTGCGACAAGTCGCGAATCATCGAGGAGGACGAGGCTGGCATGACCGCCGAAGTCGGCCTGTCCTTCGGTGGTTTCCACCAGAGCTTTACCACCCGCAACACCCACGTCCCGGGGCGCGAGGTGCAATTGAAATTGGTCGATGGGCCGTTCTCCAACCTCGATGGCACCTGGAAGTTCGTGCCCGTGGGCGAGCAGGGCGAGCGCGCCTGTCGCGTCGAGCTGCACATGAGCTACGGCTTCAGCAATTTCGCCCTGCAGGCGCTGGTGGGCCCGGTGTTCGACACCATCGCCTCCAGCCTCGTCGAAGCCTTCGTCAAGCGCGCCGAGCAGGTCTACGGCGCCACCTGA
- the smpB gene encoding SsrA-binding protein SmpB: protein MATKKQDTSSRIADNKKAAYNYFFEERFEAGMVLEGWEVKSLREGKVQLTDGYVVIRDGELYVVGLQINPLKSASTHVSPDSIRTKKLLLHKEEIRRLVGKVEQKGYTLVPLNLHWKAGKVKCDIALAKGKAEHDKRDTIKDREGKREVERAMKSRSR from the coding sequence ATGGCCACAAAGAAACAAGATACCTCTTCCCGCATCGCCGACAACAAGAAGGCCGCCTACAACTATTTCTTCGAAGAACGCTTCGAGGCCGGCATGGTCCTCGAAGGCTGGGAGGTCAAATCCCTGCGCGAAGGCAAGGTGCAGCTCACCGACGGCTACGTGGTGATCCGCGATGGCGAGCTGTATGTCGTGGGCTTGCAGATCAACCCGCTCAAGAGCGCGTCGACCCACGTCAGCCCCGATTCGATCCGCACCAAGAAGCTGCTGCTGCACAAGGAGGAAATCCGCCGTCTCGTTGGCAAGGTCGAGCAGAAGGGCTACACGCTGGTGCCGCTCAACCTGCACTGGAAGGCCGGCAAGGTCAAATGCGACATCGCACTGGCCAAGGGCAAGGCCGAACACGACAAGCGCGACACCATCAAGGACCGCGAAGGCAAGCGCGAGGTGGAACGCGCGATGAAGAGCCGCAGCCGCTAA
- a CDS encoding RNA polymerase sigma factor: MDARLLVEHIPSLRHYARALTGNARAADDLVQDTLERACSKWRLWVVGSDLRAWLFTVMHNIFASQVRRTPPPHSVVSLDDVPHELHGGVDPGRDQGTGIDLQRCLMQLPEEQRAVLLLVTLEDLSYAEVAKVLGIPAGTVMSRLSRARARLQELMDGASAPIRPGLRRLK, encoded by the coding sequence ATGGACGCCCGCCTGCTGGTCGAGCACATCCCGAGCCTGCGCCACTACGCGCGGGCGCTCACGGGCAACGCGCGGGCTGCCGACGACCTGGTGCAGGACACGCTCGAACGCGCCTGCAGCAAGTGGAGGCTCTGGGTGGTGGGCAGCGACCTGCGTGCGTGGCTCTTCACCGTCATGCACAACATCTTCGCAAGCCAGGTGCGGCGCACACCGCCGCCGCACAGCGTGGTGTCGCTCGACGACGTGCCGCACGAGTTGCATGGCGGCGTCGATCCGGGCCGCGACCAGGGCACAGGCATCGACCTGCAGCGCTGTCTGATGCAGCTTCCCGAGGAGCAGCGCGCCGTGCTGCTCCTCGTCACCCTCGAGGACCTGTCGTATGCCGAGGTGGCCAAGGTGCTGGGCATTCCTGCCGGCACCGTGATGTCGCGCCTCTCGCGTGCCCGCGCCCGGCTGCAGGAACTGATGGATGGCGCATCCGCGCCCATTCGCCCCGGCCTGCGCCGCCTCAAATGA
- a CDS encoding anti-sigma factor family protein, with amino-acid sequence MNRPAPPPTDDELHAWVDGQLAPDRHGAVEEALARDPAVAAKVAAWHTQRDALRRLHGELLGEPVPPALMSALDRQLPRHTRRGAWLRWGGMAAGLLVAFAAGWLGSAQWSGTLRAGAQLARAPAVREFVHDASVAHAVYAPEKRHPVEVAATEQQHLVQWLSKRLDRPLKVPDLSTQGYTLVGGRLLPGETGARAQFMFENATGERVTLYIGTLDARAADATASRETAFRFASEGPVPSFYWVDQGFGYALAGKLPREVLLKLATLAYRDLS; translated from the coding sequence ATGAACCGCCCCGCCCCGCCCCCTACCGACGACGAGCTGCACGCCTGGGTCGATGGCCAGTTGGCCCCCGATCGCCACGGCGCAGTCGAAGAGGCGCTGGCGCGCGATCCGGCCGTGGCCGCCAAGGTGGCGGCATGGCACACGCAGCGCGACGCCTTGCGGCGGCTGCACGGCGAATTGCTCGGCGAACCCGTTCCCCCCGCTCTGATGAGCGCGCTCGACCGCCAATTGCCTCGGCACACCCGGCGCGGTGCCTGGCTGCGCTGGGGCGGCATGGCGGCCGGCCTGCTGGTCGCCTTTGCCGCCGGCTGGCTCGGCAGCGCCCAATGGTCAGGCACGCTGCGTGCCGGCGCTCAACTGGCACGTGCCCCCGCCGTGCGCGAGTTCGTGCACGACGCATCCGTCGCACACGCCGTCTACGCCCCCGAGAAACGCCACCCCGTCGAGGTCGCCGCCACCGAGCAGCAGCACCTGGTGCAGTGGCTCTCCAAGCGCCTCGACAGGCCGCTCAAGGTGCCCGACCTGTCGACCCAGGGCTACACGCTGGTCGGCGGTCGCCTGCTGCCCGGAGAAACCGGCGCGCGCGCCCAATTCATGTTCGAGAACGCCACCGGCGAGCGCGTGACGCTGTACATCGGCACCCTCGACGCCCGCGCCGCAGACGCCACCGCATCGCGCGAGACGGCCTTCCGCTTCGCCTCCGAAGGCCCCGTGCCCAGCTTCTACTGGGTCGACCAGGGCTTCGGCTACGCCCTTGCCGGCAAGCTGCCGCGAGAAGTTTTGCTCAAACTGGCGACGCTGGCCTACCGCGATTTGTCTTAG
- a CDS encoding ATP-binding protein — translation MKLLSASILAAALLAGCGGMSNKTASAPDAPTRTADGVLVGPNGMTLYTFAKDTAGAGTSACNAQCAANWPALGVADTAKPMGGYTIIIREDGKRQWAYKGWPLYYWAKDAKAGDKTGDGVANGAWKVARP, via the coding sequence ATGAAATTGCTCAGCGCCTCGATCCTCGCGGCGGCCCTGCTCGCCGGCTGCGGCGGCATGTCCAACAAGACCGCCAGCGCACCCGACGCGCCCACCCGCACCGCCGACGGCGTGCTGGTCGGACCGAACGGCATGACGCTCTACACCTTCGCCAAGGACACGGCCGGCGCCGGCACCTCCGCCTGCAACGCGCAGTGCGCCGCCAACTGGCCCGCGCTCGGCGTGGCCGACACCGCCAAGCCCATGGGCGGCTACACCATCATCATTCGCGAAGATGGCAAGCGCCAGTGGGCCTACAAGGGCTGGCCGCTGTACTACTGGGCAAAGGACGCCAAGGCTGGCGACAAGACCGGTGATGGCGTGGCCAACGGCGCCTGGAAGGTTGCCCGTCCCTGA
- the typA gene encoding translational GTPase TypA: protein MSTKQIRNIAIIAHVDHGKTTMVDQLLRQSGTFADHEKVVDTVMDNNAIEKERGITILAKNCAVTWEGTHINIVDTPGHADFGGEVERALSMVDGVVLLIDAQEGPMPQTRFVTKKALALGLKPILVVNKVDKPGANPDKVVNAAFDLFDKLGATDEQLDFPVVYASGINGWSSMEEGAAGEQWGPDMSALFNTILKHVPAQKGDPDAPLQLQISALDFSTFVGRIGVGRISQGTLKPMMDVVVMEGPDGKAVKGRVNQVLTFQGLDRVQTTEAGPGEIVLINGITDIGIGVTVTDPTNPAPLPMLKVDEPTLTMNFCVNTSPLAGREGKFVTSRQIWDRLQKELQHNVALRVNETDEEGIFEVMGRGELHLTILLENMRREGYEMAVSKPRVVFRTVNGEKHEPIELVTADIEDQHQGGVMQALGERKGELVNMEPDGRGRVRLEYRIPARGLIGFTNEFLNLTRGSGLISNIFDSYEAHKGDIGSRKNGVLISMDDGEIFTYALGKLDDRGRMFVRANDPVYEGMIVGIHSRDNDLVVNATRTKQLTNFRVSGKEDAIKITPPIELTLEYGVEFIEDDELVEITPKSVRLRKRFLKEHERKRAGRPA, encoded by the coding sequence ATGAGTACCAAGCAAATCCGCAATATCGCCATCATTGCCCACGTGGACCATGGCAAGACCACCATGGTCGACCAACTGCTGCGCCAGTCGGGCACCTTCGCCGATCACGAGAAAGTGGTCGACACGGTGATGGACAACAACGCGATCGAAAAAGAACGCGGCATCACCATCCTGGCCAAGAACTGCGCCGTGACCTGGGAAGGCACGCACATCAACATCGTCGACACCCCCGGCCACGCGGACTTCGGCGGTGAAGTGGAACGCGCGCTGTCGATGGTCGACGGCGTGGTGCTGCTGATCGACGCCCAGGAAGGCCCGATGCCGCAGACGCGCTTCGTGACCAAGAAGGCACTGGCCCTGGGCCTGAAGCCGATCCTGGTGGTGAACAAGGTCGACAAGCCGGGTGCCAACCCCGACAAGGTGGTCAACGCCGCCTTCGACCTGTTCGACAAGCTCGGTGCCACCGACGAACAGCTGGACTTCCCCGTGGTGTACGCCTCGGGTATCAACGGCTGGTCGTCGATGGAAGAGGGCGCTGCCGGTGAACAGTGGGGCCCCGACATGTCAGCCCTGTTCAACACCATCCTGAAGCACGTGCCGGCGCAAAAGGGTGATCCTGATGCACCGCTGCAACTGCAGATTTCCGCGCTCGACTTCTCGACCTTCGTCGGCCGTATCGGCGTGGGCCGCATCAGCCAGGGCACCCTGAAGCCGATGATGGACGTGGTCGTGATGGAAGGTCCGGACGGCAAGGCCGTCAAGGGCCGCGTCAACCAGGTGCTGACTTTCCAGGGCCTGGACCGCGTGCAGACGACGGAAGCCGGCCCGGGTGAAATCGTGCTGATCAACGGCATCACCGACATCGGCATCGGCGTCACCGTGACCGACCCCACGAACCCGGCGCCGCTGCCGATGCTCAAGGTCGACGAACCGACCCTGACGATGAACTTCTGCGTCAACACCAGCCCGTTGGCCGGCCGCGAAGGCAAGTTCGTCACCAGCCGCCAGATCTGGGACCGCCTGCAAAAGGAACTGCAGCACAACGTTGCGCTGCGCGTGAACGAGACCGACGAAGAAGGCATCTTCGAAGTGATGGGCCGCGGCGAACTGCACCTGACCATCCTGCTGGAAAACATGCGTCGCGAAGGCTATGAAATGGCCGTCTCGAAGCCACGCGTGGTGTTCCGCACCGTCAACGGCGAGAAGCATGAGCCCATCGAACTGGTGACGGCCGACATCGAAGACCAGCACCAGGGTGGCGTGATGCAGGCACTGGGCGAGCGCAAGGGCGAGCTGGTCAACATGGAGCCGGATGGCCGTGGCCGCGTGCGCCTGGAGTACCGCATTCCGGCGCGTGGCCTGATCGGCTTCACGAACGAATTCCTGAACCTGACACGCGGCTCGGGCCTCATCAGCAACATTTTCGACAGCTACGAAGCGCACAAGGGCGACATCGGCAGCCGCAAGAACGGCGTGCTGATTTCCATGGACGACGGTGAAATCTTCACCTACGCCCTGGGCAAGCTGGACGACCGCGGCCGCATGTTCGTGCGCGCCAACGACCCGGTGTACGAAGGCATGATCGTCGGCATCCACAGCCGCGACAACGACCTGGTGGTGAACGCCACGCGCACCAAGCAGCTGACGAACTTCCGCGTTTCGGGCAAGGAAGATGCGATCAAGATCACGCCCCCGATCGAACTCACGCTCGAATACGGCGTGGAATTCATCGAGGACGACGAGCTGGTCGAAATCACCCCCAAGAGCGTGCGCCTGCGCAAGCGCTTCCTGAAGGAACACGAGCGCAAGCGCGCCGGCCGTCCCGCCTGA
- the truB gene encoding tRNA pseudouridine(55) synthase TruB produces MNAPRTRVQRRPVHGVLLLDKPLGLSSNQALQKAKWLLRAEKAGHTGTLDPLATGVLPLCFGAATKFSQLHLDADKTYEATARLGVKTATGDAEGDVIAERPVNVTPQDLARVQAQFTGPIRQVPPMHSALKKDGKALYEYAREGIEVERAPRDVIIYKLDLTELVESAARQGQRAIGIAATVSKGTYIRTLGEDIGEALGCGAHLTSLRRTATGDFGQAQCITLEALEAMDEEERLAQLLPAESLVDGHSRVTLGAEDAARFLSGLRRRGGWADATEVAVFGSEPHAFLGTAHVVAGELIPGRLLNPIEIQQILLNAQQTEATP; encoded by the coding sequence ATGAATGCGCCACGCACAAGGGTGCAGCGGCGCCCTGTGCATGGGGTGTTGTTGCTCGACAAACCGCTGGGACTCTCCAGCAACCAGGCCTTGCAAAAGGCCAAGTGGTTGCTGCGCGCCGAAAAAGCGGGCCACACCGGCACGCTCGATCCGCTCGCCACGGGTGTCCTGCCGCTTTGCTTTGGCGCGGCCACCAAATTCAGCCAGTTGCATCTGGATGCCGACAAGACCTATGAGGCCACGGCCCGTCTCGGCGTCAAGACCGCGACCGGCGATGCCGAAGGCGACGTGATCGCCGAACGGCCTGTCAATGTCACGCCACAAGACCTGGCGCGTGTGCAGGCGCAGTTCACCGGCCCGATCCGGCAGGTGCCTCCGATGCACAGCGCGCTCAAGAAGGACGGCAAGGCGCTGTACGAGTACGCACGCGAAGGCATCGAAGTCGAGCGGGCGCCGCGCGATGTCATCATCTACAAGCTGGACCTGACCGAACTGGTCGAGTCGGCCGCACGGCAAGGGCAGCGCGCCATCGGGATCGCTGCGACCGTGAGCAAGGGCACCTACATTCGCACCCTCGGCGAAGACATCGGCGAGGCACTCGGCTGCGGTGCGCACCTGACATCGCTGCGCCGCACGGCGACCGGCGACTTCGGGCAGGCGCAATGCATCACGCTCGAAGCGCTCGAAGCCATGGACGAAGAGGAGCGCCTGGCGCAGCTCTTGCCTGCCGAATCGCTGGTGGACGGCCACAGCCGCGTCACGCTCGGCGCGGAAGATGCGGCTCGCTTTCTTTCGGGCCTGCGCCGCCGCGGCGGCTGGGCCGACGCGACAGAGGTGGCCGTGTTCGGCAGCGAACCGCATGCCTTCCTCGGCACGGCCCACGTGGTGGCCGGCGAACTGATCCCGGGGCGCTTGCTGAACCCCATCGAAATTCAGCAAATTCTTTTGAACGCACAACAGACCGAAGCGACACCATGA
- the rbfA gene encoding 30S ribosome-binding factor RbfA — protein MPKRKAAAPNRAFKVADQIQRDLTELIARELKDPRVGMVTIQAVEVTPDYAHAKIYFSMLTGDVTATTDALNQAAGFLRNGLFKRLHIHTVPTLHFLFDRTTERAADMNALIAQAVASRSKDD, from the coding sequence ATGCCGAAAAGAAAAGCCGCCGCCCCCAACCGCGCGTTCAAGGTTGCCGACCAGATCCAGCGGGATCTGACGGAGCTGATTGCGCGCGAGTTGAAGGACCCGCGCGTGGGCATGGTCACGATCCAGGCGGTCGAGGTCACACCCGACTATGCGCACGCGAAGATCTACTTCAGCATGCTCACAGGCGACGTGACCGCGACCACCGACGCGCTCAACCAGGCCGCAGGCTTCCTGCGCAACGGCCTGTTCAAGCGCCTGCACATCCACACGGTGCCCACGCTGCACTTTCTGTTCGACCGCACCACCGAGCGTGCGGCCGACATGAACGCGCTCATCGCGCAAGCCGTCGCTTCGCGTTCGAAAGACGACTAG